From the Saccharomonospora marina XMU15 genome, the window GCGGAGCTGGAGGAAGCGGTGTTCCGCATCTTCCTCGCGCAGCAGCGCGCTGGTTCCGACGTCGCGGTGATCACCACCCTGCTGCGGCAGTGGCTCACCGAGCCGCCGCCGGGAAACGGCTGGCGAGAGACCGTCGGGCGCGCGCTGGAACACCTGATCACGGCCACCCAGCTGCGCTTCCCCTCGGTCGGCGACCTCGCCCGCAGCCTGGTGTTTCGCTGGTTCGCCCAGCCCATGCTGCGCCGCAACCGCGCGGAGATCTACGCCAGGGTGCGCCAGCACCTGCGCTACCTGGACGAGCACCCGGACGCCGCCGACCGCGACGAGCGCGTCGCCGAGATGGTCGCCAGCCCGGAACCGCTGGTACGGGTACTCGGGCAGCGCATCGGCAGGCCCGGGGCCGACCTCGCCCCGCTGCTGGAGGTGATGAGCAGGCGGTACTACCGCGAACGCACGCTGGAGAACATGCGCACCGCCACCCATGACGGGTGCGCGTGCGTGACGGCAGAGTACGACCTCGACGGCAGCAGGCTGCGGCTTGTCGCGACCGCCGCGGACTTCTCGGGGCTGCCCGAGGCGTTGCGCGCCGTCGCGGGCGTGGCCGATGCCGAAGGCGACGGCGCCGCGCTCGTCGCCGACGTCTACCTGACGTGGCCGCAGCAACCCGATGACGACGACACGATGTCGGACAAGCTGCTGACGGTGCTGGAGCAGACGCCGCTGCCCGGCCGTCTCCGGCGCATCACCACGACCGTCGCCGGTCGCAGCGGCGCGGCCATGCACCACCACTTCACCTTCCGCCCCGGCGAAACCGGACTGACCGAGGACAGGTTGATCCGTGGCCTGCACCCGCTCGTCGCGCAGCGGCTGCAACTGCGCAGGCTCAGCCAGTTCGACCTCACCCGGCTGCCGTCCGCGGACGAGGACGTCTACCTGTTCCGTTGCGTCGCCGCGAACAACCCCTCCGACGAGCGGCTCGTCGCGATGGGCCAGGTGCGTGACCTGACCCCGCTGCGCGACAGCGACGGCAACGTGCACGCGCTGCCCGCCGTGGAAGGAGCCCTGGACGCCTGCCTCGACGCGATCCGGAAGGTGCAGGCGCGCAGGCCTGCCAAGAAGCGGTTCGACACCAACCGCGTGTTCATCTACGTGTGGCCTCCCAGCGAACTGACCATGGAGGACCTGCGCGCCGTCGCCGGTCGCGTCGTGCCGAGCACCGCAGGCGCGGGACTGGAGGAGGTGCAGTTCCTCGGTCGGCAGCGCGATCATGCCAGCGGCGAGTTGCGGGACGTGGCCGTGCGCATCTCCTACCACGCCGGCTCCGGGGTGCGGGTACGCATGGGGCAGCCGTCGAGCGAGCCGATCGAACCGCTGGACGACTACGGCCAGAAGGTGCTCAGGGCGAGCCGTCGCGGCACGGTCTACCCCTACGAACTGCTCGACGTGCTCGCCGGTGCCGACGGCACGTTCCAGGAGTACGACCTCGACGACACCGGCGCACTGGTGCCGGTGGACCGGCCGAAGGGGCTCAACAAGGCCGCCGTCGTGGCGGGCGTGGTGACAACACCGACGCCGAGGTATCCCGAAGGCATCACCCGCGTCGCGCTGCTCGGTGACCCCACCAAGGCGCTCGGCGCGCTGTCGGAACCGGAGTGCCTGCGGGTGATCGCGGCCCTGGACCTCGCGCAGCGGATGCGCGTTCCGCTCGAGTGGTTCGCGCTGTCGGCGGGGGCGCGGATCTCGATGGATTCGGGCACCGAGAACATGGACTGGATCGCGGCCGTGCTGAAGCGCATCGTGGAGTTCACCCAGCACGGCGGCGAGATCAACGTGGTGGTGGCCGGTATCAACGTCGGCGCGCAGCCGTACTGGAACGCCGAGGCCACGATGCTGATGCACACCAAGGGAATCCTGGTGATGACACCGGACTCGGCGATGGTGCTGACCGGAAAGCAGTCACTGGACTTCTCCGGCGGGGTCTCGGCGGAGGACAACTTCGGCATCGGCGGATACGACCGCGTCATGGGGCCCAACGGGCAGGCGCAGTACTGGGCGCCCGACCTGGCGGGGGCGCGCGACGTGCTGATGGCGCACTACGACCACAGCTACGTGGTGCCCGGTGAGCCGGGGCCGCGGCGAGCCGAGACGACCGACCCCGTCGACCGCGACATCAGCGATTACCCGCACAACGTGGTCGGCAGCGACTTCACCACGGTCGGGGAGATCTTCTCGACCGAGGCCAACCCCGACCGCAAGAAGGCGTTCGACATCCGCACCGTGATGCGCGCCGTCGCCGACGCCGACCACCCGGTGCTCGAACGCTGGGCAGGCATGGCCGACGCCGAGACCGCCGTGGTGCAGGACGTCAAGCTCGGCGGCCGGCCGGTGTGCCTGGTCGGGATCGAGTCGCGGTCGGTGCCACGACGCGGCTTCCCGCCCACCGACGGCCCGGACACCTACACGGCGGGCACGCTTTTCCCCCGGTCGTCGAAGAAGGTGGCGCGCGCCATCAACGCGGCGAGCGGTAACCGGCCGCTCGTGGTGTTGGCCAACCTTTCGGGCTTCGACGGCTCGCCCGAGTCGATGCGCAAGCTGCAGCTCGAGTACGGCGCCGAGATCGGCAGGGCTGTCGTGAACTTTTCGGGCCCGATCGTGTTCTGCGTGATCTCCCGCTACCACGGCGGGGCGTTCGTGGTGTTCTCCAAGGCGCTCAACCCGAACATGACGGTGCTGGCGGTCGACGGCTCCTACGCGTCGGTGATCGGTGGGGCCCCCGCGGCGGCGGTGGTGTTCGCGGGCGAGGTCGATACCCGCACCGCGAGCGACGAGCGGGTGCGCGGCCTGCAGGCCGAACTGGCCGATGCGCAGGGTGCGCGACGCGCCGAGCTGATCACCCGCCTCGCCGACGTGCGTGCGGCTGTGCGTGCCGAGAAGCTGGGAGAGGTGGCAGCCGAGTTCGACCGGGTGCACAGCATCCAGCGCGCCGTGCGGGTGGGTTCGGTGGACGCGGTGATCCCGCCCGGCGCGCTGCGGCCCGAGCTGATCGCCGCGGTGGAACGCGGGCTCGGGGTGTGACGCCGGTCAGGCACGCGCGGACCGGGCGCCACGCCCGCTCGGCGGGCCGCTCTCGCCCGCCAGGGCGTTGACACGGCGTTCCTGGCGCACCGAGCGGATCGCGGTGGTCAGCCCCACGGCCCACAGCACACCGATCGCCGACACCGCCGCCGTGGTGACGGCGGTGCCCGCACCGGTGGCGCTCAACAGCGTGCGCGCGTTGGTGAGCACGATCATCCCGCCCGCCGCCGCGCCCAGCACCCTGGGCGGGAGCCTGCGCACGAGCCAGGCCGCCAGCGGTGCGGCGACGACACCACCGATCATGAGGCCCGCCACCACCGTGTAGTTGAGCTGGTGCCGCGTGGACAGCGCGAAGAAGAACCCGGCGCTCGCCGCCAGCGCGACGATGAACTCGCTGGTGTCGACGGAGCCGACCACCTTCCTGGGCTCCAGCCTGCCCGAGGAGAGCAGCGTGGTCGTGGCCACGGGCCCCCAACCGCCGCCACCGCTGGCGTCGATGAACCCGGCCAGCAGGCCGAGCGGCCCGAGGAAGCGGGCGCCGGGCCGCTTGCTGGTGATGAACTTGCCGAGCCGAAGGAAGGCGAAGCGGATCAGCACGTAGAGCCCGAGCAGCAGCAGGATGGTGGCGATCCACACCGACGCCGACTCGGTGGACAGGGTGGTGAGTACGTAGGCGCCGAGCACGGCACCCACCGCTCCTGGCAGGGCCAGGATGCCCACCGTGCGCCAGTCGATGTTGCGCAGCCGCCAGTGCGCGGCTCCCGAGGCCAGTGAGGTGCCGACCTCGGCGAGGTGGATGGCCGCCGACGCGACGGCGGGTGCGGTTCCGGTGGCGACCAGTGTGGTGGTGGCGGTGACCCCGAACGCCATGCCGAGCGAGCCGTCGACGAGCTGGGCGAGGAAACCGGCGAGACCGAACAACAGCAGGGTGAGCATGGGATACCTCGGCTTCGGTGTGCCGCGCCGTTGGTCGCGGCAGGACAGCGACGGGGATGTGTTCGCTTCAGCCGAGGGGGCACAGCGCGGAGCTGACCCGGAGCAGGTCGATGTGGCGGCGCTGCACCAGCGCTGTCGTGGGACCGCTCATGATCGCCGATCCTCGCAGCAGGGCGATCAGCGGTCCACCGCTCCCACATCGTGGGGCGGTCCCTGCCGATCGCGGCCTACGGGTCGCGCCCGGTGCGACCTCCGAAGGCGGTGGAGGCGACCTCCCGGAAAGCCTCGGCAGGTCCCGCCCCACCCACGAGATGGTCGATGTTGCCCCCGCGCCACAGCGTCGCGAAGCCGTGCGCGAGCGACCATGCCGCGAGCACCGCGAGGTCGGTGTCGCCACCACCGGCGTCCGCACCGAGCCCGCCGACGGCGCGCCTGAGCAGGTCCGCCGCGCGCCGCCTGGCCGCGACCAGCTCGACAGCGTCGCTGTGGTAGAGGTCGGGGCGATACATCACCTCGAAATGCGCGGGATGATCGAGCGCGAACCGCACGTACCGGACACCGAGTTCCTTCAGCCCGGGCGCCTCGCCAGCGGGCGGTCCGGACAGCGCCGCGGCGAGCAACTCGTTTCCCTCCACCGCGATCGCGGTGAGCAGACCGGCCTTGTCCCTGAAGTGGTGCGCCGGCGCGGCATGGGACACCCCGGCCCGGCGTGCCAGGTCGCGCAGGCTCACCGCGGCGGGCCCGGCTGTGCTGATCACCTCTATCGCGGCGTCGAGTACGGCACGACGAAGGTCCCCGTGGTGGTAGCCGCGCTGCTGTGCCATGTCCGGCATCCTACGGCGGATCTAGCCGTTGCCAAGTTGGTGGGGTAGCCACGTGCTCCCGCAGGCGGCGTTTGGCTTGAAGTCACGCGGCGATCGGGTTTCGCCGCGATGTGGTCGGGTAGGCGATGTGCGGCCGGCGGGAGCGCCGCTGTCGCGAATGTCGACACCGTCCAGAGAGGAACGCGCACATGGAGGCTGACCTGCCGACGGTCGACAAGGATGCCTATCTCGCCGTCCAGGCACGCGAACTGCTCGGCGCCGCTCGCAGAAGGCAGTCCTGCCGCGCGGTCCGGGTGGTCCGGCATGTCGTCGCCGAAGCAGGCCACGACGACGCGTTGCGGCTGGCGAACTGGTACCTGGGCATTGCCAGGAGGGAGACCAGCGACCCCGGGGTGCTCGCCATCGCCCGCGACTGCCTGCGCGAGGTGAGGGGCGCGGGCCCGATGCCGTGACGCCGAGCCCGCGGTGGGTGTCAGCCTGCTGGTGGTGGTTGCGCTGGCGGGCACGCTGTTTCGCCGCGGGTCGCTGCGAGCCGACG encodes:
- a CDS encoding ATP-binding protein, yielding MFSRVAIVNRGEAAMRLIHAVRELGAEGGARPETVALYTEADSSATFVREADHAYCLGPASARPYLDLAVLERALRETEADAAWVGWGFVAEDPAFAQLCERIGVTFVGPSPEAMRKLGDKIGAKLLAEEVGVPVAPWSRGAVADQQAALSAAREIGYPLMLKATAGGGGRGIRVVTGEEELVDAFERTSQEAQRAFGSGVVFLERLVTGARHVEVQVIADGQGTAWALGVRDCSVQRRNQKIIEESASPLLSPEQTRELKDSAERLALAVGYRGAATVEFLYHPGERLFAFLEVNTRLQVEHPITEATTGMDLVKAQLHVAAGGKLEGEPPAEAGHAVEARLNAEDPDRDFAPAPGRISLLKLPAGPGIRVDTGVGEGDTIPADFDSMIAKIIAYGRSRDEALARLRRAVTETTVLIEGGATNKSFLLDLLNADEVVQAEADTGWIDRVRGQGRLSSTRHCGVALAAAAIEAYEEGELVERQHLLSTAHGGRPQVRHSGSAAIDLKLRGVAYRVTVARTGPRRFRVGIVDGGEVRPVDVELERFDEHRAQLFVHGRRFSLVTGTHGPSHVVEVDGVTHRVSRDEGGVVRSPAPALVVATPVEVGTEVESGAPVLVLESMKMETVLRAPFRAVLRERPVSVGSQVETGAPLLRLEPLETDGAEQAAAAGQRIDLQLPPEPEAGMPHERARRALTELRSRLLGFDVDPHDEGRALSDYLAARAEPGADRERLIGDEVALLHVFADLSELSRNRPAGEETTADTRVHSPREYFHTYLQSLDVERAGLSETFQQRLARALGHYGVDDLQRCAELEEAVFRIFLAQQRAGSDVAVITTLLRQWLTEPPPGNGWRETVGRALEHLITATQLRFPSVGDLARSLVFRWFAQPMLRRNRAEIYARVRQHLRYLDEHPDAADRDERVAEMVASPEPLVRVLGQRIGRPGADLAPLLEVMSRRYYRERTLENMRTATHDGCACVTAEYDLDGSRLRLVATAADFSGLPEALRAVAGVADAEGDGAALVADVYLTWPQQPDDDDTMSDKLLTVLEQTPLPGRLRRITTTVAGRSGAAMHHHFTFRPGETGLTEDRLIRGLHPLVAQRLQLRRLSQFDLTRLPSADEDVYLFRCVAANNPSDERLVAMGQVRDLTPLRDSDGNVHALPAVEGALDACLDAIRKVQARRPAKKRFDTNRVFIYVWPPSELTMEDLRAVAGRVVPSTAGAGLEEVQFLGRQRDHASGELRDVAVRISYHAGSGVRVRMGQPSSEPIEPLDDYGQKVLRASRRGTVYPYELLDVLAGADGTFQEYDLDDTGALVPVDRPKGLNKAAVVAGVVTTPTPRYPEGITRVALLGDPTKALGALSEPECLRVIAALDLAQRMRVPLEWFALSAGARISMDSGTENMDWIAAVLKRIVEFTQHGGEINVVVAGINVGAQPYWNAEATMLMHTKGILVMTPDSAMVLTGKQSLDFSGGVSAEDNFGIGGYDRVMGPNGQAQYWAPDLAGARDVLMAHYDHSYVVPGEPGPRRAETTDPVDRDISDYPHNVVGSDFTTVGEIFSTEANPDRKKAFDIRTVMRAVADADHPVLERWAGMADAETAVVQDVKLGGRPVCLVGIESRSVPRRGFPPTDGPDTYTAGTLFPRSSKKVARAINAASGNRPLVVLANLSGFDGSPESMRKLQLEYGAEIGRAVVNFSGPIVFCVISRYHGGAFVVFSKALNPNMTVLAVDGSYASVIGGAPAAAVVFAGEVDTRTASDERVRGLQAELADAQGARRAELITRLADVRAAVRAEKLGEVAAEFDRVHSIQRAVRVGSVDAVIPPGALRPELIAAVERGLGV
- a CDS encoding sulfite exporter TauE/SafE family protein, producing the protein MLTLLLFGLAGFLAQLVDGSLGMAFGVTATTTLVATGTAPAVASAAIHLAEVGTSLASGAAHWRLRNIDWRTVGILALPGAVGAVLGAYVLTTLSTESASVWIATILLLLGLYVLIRFAFLRLGKFITSKRPGARFLGPLGLLAGFIDASGGGGWGPVATTTLLSSGRLEPRKVVGSVDTSEFIVALAASAGFFFALSTRHQLNYTVVAGLMIGGVVAAPLAAWLVRRLPPRVLGAAAGGMIVLTNARTLLSATGAGTAVTTAAVSAIGVLWAVGLTTAIRSVRQERRVNALAGESGPPSGRGARSARA
- a CDS encoding putative leader peptide, producing MSGPTTALVQRRHIDLLRVSSALCPLG
- a CDS encoding TetR/AcrR family transcriptional regulator; the encoded protein is MAQQRGYHHGDLRRAVLDAAIEVISTAGPAAVSLRDLARRAGVSHAAPAHHFRDKAGLLTAIAVEGNELLAAALSGPPAGEAPGLKELGVRYVRFALDHPAHFEVMYRPDLYHSDAVELVAARRRAADLLRRAVGGLGADAGGGDTDLAVLAAWSLAHGFATLWRGGNIDHLVGGAGPAEAFREVASTAFGGRTGRDP